From a single Coriobacteriaceae bacterium genomic region:
- a CDS encoding AAA family ATPase, with protein MSEQANVDCAAGFGVRLIGCADDAVLPIGMHDYAEALGCCMLVDKTMFIADVLDCDASVVVCCRPEGFGKSMNLSMLRAFLERPAVGRAGRISFADAQIWDANGGRYRDEYACYPVISLDFSGAARCGPAVAGVVRDALSGECARLLALLEAPDLARDKVRHIERVARGVASADEVDSVLGVLIELLEIACDEQVVLLVDGYDAAWSRRASARDASDADPAELLDRVLFDAIATARDSLRLTCLMGERPSPAEVALSSRGCSYCLTTPLSAWCDRCFGFSDAEVEALLNHTGREEYLDDAREWLEGYRFGRAYCSSPARVIGFLDRGCTAPVRADLYGYADCLSRVVAGWNLDRLSVLFDLLEAHGCAEVPLCLGTAEPDVSPDDGMWTALYLSGFLTTDMTEEPERGDRLRALRLPNKELRRALRLVIVEWFECAAEDIRDVDAFRDGLCRGNEDTVRRALSRIPGDAGIGETDPDKPLPYHLLLQGLCFGLPGYANPASRRKCGAGRWDIQVFPTGSVFDVADTIGMLDERPLITINMMYDPDVDALGLELLAVQSLLDIERDGIDEIRVPRPGVGRMRWGFGFDGQHVATVCQRL; from the coding sequence GTGTCTGAACAGGCAAATGTTGATTGTGCTGCTGGCTTTGGCGTGCGCTTGATCGGCTGTGCCGACGATGCGGTTTTGCCCATTGGCATGCACGACTATGCGGAGGCCCTTGGTTGCTGCATGCTGGTTGACAAGACCATGTTTATTGCTGATGTGTTGGACTGCGACGCGTCCGTTGTGGTGTGCTGTCGACCCGAGGGTTTTGGCAAGAGCATGAACTTGTCGATGCTCAGGGCTTTTCTGGAGCGTCCGGCGGTCGGTCGCGCCGGTCGGATCTCGTTTGCCGATGCTCAGATTTGGGATGCGAACGGCGGGCGCTATCGGGATGAGTATGCTTGCTATCCGGTGATATCGCTGGACTTTTCTGGCGCTGCGAGGTGTGGCCCCGCTGTTGCCGGCGTCGTGCGCGATGCCCTTTCGGGCGAGTGCGCTCGCTTGTTGGCGCTCTTGGAGGCTCCGGATTTAGCTCGAGATAAGGTGCGTCACATCGAACGTGTCGCGCGTGGCGTGGCGAGCGCGGACGAGGTTGACTCGGTGCTCGGTGTGCTCATAGAGCTGCTGGAGATTGCCTGCGATGAGCAGGTTGTATTGCTCGTTGATGGGTACGATGCGGCGTGGTCTCGCCGTGCGAGCGCGAGGGACGCTTCCGACGCCGATCCGGCAGAACTACTTGACCGTGTGTTGTTCGACGCCATTGCCACTGCGCGTGATTCGTTGCGGCTGACGTGTCTGATGGGGGAGCGTCCCAGTCCTGCCGAAGTGGCGCTTTCTTCGCGCGGCTGCTCGTATTGTCTGACGACGCCGCTGTCGGCGTGGTGTGACCGATGTTTCGGTTTTTCGGATGCCGAGGTCGAGGCTCTATTGAATCATACTGGACGCGAGGAATACCTGGATGATGCGCGTGAATGGCTCGAGGGATATCGGTTTGGTAGGGCCTATTGCTCGAGTCCAGCGCGTGTGATCGGTTTTCTGGACCGAGGCTGCACGGCGCCTGTGCGCGCCGATCTGTATGGGTATGCGGATTGCCTGAGTAGGGTAGTTGCCGGGTGGAATCTCGACCGCCTTTCGGTCTTGTTTGATTTGCTCGAGGCCCATGGGTGCGCTGAGGTCCCGCTTTGTTTGGGCACTGCAGAGCCAGATGTCTCGCCTGACGATGGCATGTGGACAGCGCTGTATCTGTCTGGTTTTCTCACGACGGATATGACTGAGGAGCCAGAGCGTGGCGATCGCCTCCGTGCCTTGCGATTGCCCAATAAAGAGCTTCGCCGGGCCTTGCGTCTAGTGATTGTTGAGTGGTTTGAGTGCGCTGCCGAAGACATTCGAGACGTCGATGCGTTTCGCGACGGGCTGTGCCGTGGGAACGAGGATACCGTGAGGCGGGCGCTAAGCCGCATCCCGGGGGATGCGGGTATCGGTGAGACCGACCCAGATAAGCCGCTGCCATATCATCTGCTCTTGCAGGGGCTCTGCTTTGGCTTGCCAGGCTATGCCAATCCTGCTTCGAGGCGAAAGTGTGGCGCGGGTCGCTGGGACATCCAGGTTTTTCCTACGGGCTCTGTGTTCGACGTAGCTGACACGATCGGCATGCTGGACGAGCGCCCGCTTATAACGATCAATATGATGTATGACCCCGATGTGGATGCGCTGGGGTTGGAATTGCTGGCCGTGCAGTCGCTACTCGACATAGAGCGCGACGGCATCGACGAAATCCGTGTACCACGCCCCGGCGTGGGTCGCATGCGCTGGGGGTTCGGTTTTGATGGGCAGCATGTGGCTACGGTGTGCCAGCGGCTTTAA
- a CDS encoding glycosyltransferase yields MPSTLPAPIDKLAIVVVTYKRQELLANLFDSMTELTATPWRIVIVDNENSRETEAMCAAFNERLANLWGIDTEQPDAQGGTDRVIYAPQLENGGGAGGFSAGTKCAYDLGAQWFWVMDDDVLVIPEGIERLAKWTDRYDVIQGSRLDFDGGAFFWQYQLILSLGIPNPVAKWDLGPEGYRAMNQLCFEGGMFSRRVVDKIGLPDARFFIYGDDACYGYVASQHFPAAVVADVVLKRARAVSNWDIAGKRQLNSTSDTNRYYIMRNRGYLARYMQIYGDYHPVLFRLGNAATFCKEFIRLAAVDKCFKTGIPALRRGMKDARKIVKDPNWKPMPPLKDAE; encoded by the coding sequence ATGCCTTCAACCCTTCCCGCCCCCATCGACAAGCTCGCCATCGTCGTCGTTACGTACAAGCGCCAGGAACTTCTGGCCAACTTGTTCGACTCCATGACCGAGCTCACGGCAACGCCCTGGCGCATCGTGATTGTCGATAACGAGAATTCGCGCGAGACCGAGGCCATGTGCGCCGCATTTAACGAGCGCCTGGCCAACCTGTGGGGCATCGACACCGAGCAGCCCGACGCGCAGGGCGGCACCGACCGCGTCATCTACGCCCCGCAGCTCGAAAACGGCGGCGGTGCAGGTGGCTTCTCCGCCGGCACCAAATGCGCCTACGACCTGGGCGCCCAGTGGTTCTGGGTGATGGACGACGACGTGCTCGTCATCCCCGAAGGCATCGAGCGTCTTGCCAAGTGGACCGACCGCTACGATGTTATCCAGGGTTCGCGCCTGGACTTTGACGGCGGCGCCTTCTTTTGGCAATACCAACTCATCCTTTCGCTCGGCATTCCCAACCCTGTCGCCAAGTGGGACTTGGGCCCCGAGGGCTACCGCGCCATGAACCAGCTGTGCTTTGAGGGCGGCATGTTCTCGCGCCGCGTGGTCGACAAGATTGGCCTGCCCGATGCGCGCTTCTTTATCTACGGCGACGATGCCTGCTACGGCTACGTGGCCAGCCAGCACTTCCCCGCCGCCGTGGTCGCCGACGTGGTGCTCAAGCGCGCCCGCGCCGTCTCCAACTGGGACATCGCCGGCAAACGACAGCTCAACTCCACGAGCGACACCAACCGCTACTACATCATGCGCAACCGCGGTTATCTGGCACGCTACATGCAGATCTACGGCGACTACCACCCCGTGCTGTTCCGTCTGGGCAATGCCGCGACCTTCTGCAAGGAGTTCATTCGTCTGGCAGCAGTCGACAAATGCTTTAAGACCGGTATTCCGGCGCTGCGCCGTGGCATGAAGGACGCCCGCAAGATCGTTAAGGACCCCAACTGGAAGCCCATGCCGCCCCTGAAGGACGCCGAGTAA
- a CDS encoding acyltransferase — MQPKAARNISIEALRLVAVAGIAVFHTFQWAFQAVCAGMPEYAPLAVFPYSGILGFINLLGCWANEVFFMISGYFLIASATRAWNEGATWTSQMQRTVQRLGKVVFPTAFYCLAALAWSTVVFPIPDVSLATHYWYTLGLEFIWVYAATVCMAPLFGLAKSRLSKRSYTAAVIVVGILAFVVNGYLAAMSATSAGEFSWLQKSMSATTYVVAFLIGGLLRDITDVMDSDRAGALGMRSLAAVLVLTTILEGELSFTGNLTAMAALSYKSTSLISFVLAATSLLFAATRRSASDNPRAAGVIVTLSTATLGFYVMQSLTSSLWRPVFNTLLANILVSQNSPAVICIVTGTVISIVFALTLLTIDAARSLIARKPKRQ; from the coding sequence ATGCAGCCCAAAGCCGCACGTAATATATCCATCGAAGCGCTGCGCCTCGTCGCGGTCGCCGGAATCGCAGTGTTCCATACCTTTCAGTGGGCCTTCCAGGCAGTCTGCGCCGGCATGCCGGAATATGCACCACTTGCCGTCTTCCCCTATTCCGGCATCCTCGGTTTTATTAACTTGCTGGGCTGCTGGGCCAACGAAGTCTTCTTTATGATCTCGGGGTATTTTCTCATCGCCTCGGCCACGCGGGCTTGGAATGAAGGGGCGACCTGGACGTCGCAGATGCAGCGGACGGTGCAGCGTCTTGGCAAGGTTGTCTTTCCAACCGCGTTTTACTGTCTGGCGGCGCTCGCATGGTCCACGGTCGTCTTCCCCATTCCCGACGTTTCCCTTGCCACGCACTATTGGTACACCCTGGGGCTCGAGTTTATCTGGGTCTACGCTGCCACGGTCTGCATGGCGCCATTGTTTGGCCTGGCCAAGAGTCGACTCTCTAAGAGGAGCTACACGGCAGCGGTCATCGTCGTTGGAATCCTCGCATTTGTTGTTAACGGGTATTTAGCCGCCATGAGTGCGACAAGCGCCGGCGAGTTTTCTTGGCTCCAGAAGTCCATGAGCGCTACCACGTACGTAGTCGCATTTTTGATCGGCGGGCTGCTCCGCGACATTACCGATGTCATGGATTCGGACAGGGCGGGCGCCTTAGGCATGCGGTCGCTCGCAGCGGTTTTGGTGCTCACCACCATCCTGGAAGGCGAACTCTCCTTCACCGGCAACCTCACAGCAATGGCAGCCCTCTCCTACAAATCGACCTCGTTGATCTCGTTTGTCCTCGCTGCCACCTCCCTGCTCTTTGCGGCTACCCGACGCAGCGCCTCGGACAATCCACGAGCCGCAGGCGTCATCGTCACCCTTTCGACCGCCACGCTCGGTTTCTATGTGATGCAGTCGCTCACCAGTAGCCTGTGGCGTCCCGTCTTCAATACGTTGCTCGCAAACATACTGGTCAGCCAAAACAGCCCGGCAGTTATATGTATCGTCACGGGTACCGTCATTAGCATCGTCTTTGCCCTGACGCTTCTCACCATCGACGCAGCTAGAAGCCTTATCGCTCGCAAGCCCAAGCGGCAATAG
- a CDS encoding glycosyltransferase produces the protein MSTNASGSPVLSLLIPIYNVQRYLRECLDSAVAQTLKDIEIICINDGSTDNSPDIIREYMERDARVKMIDKANSGYGDSMNRGLEMARGEYVGILESDDFMAPDALEKLVSAAEGCNADFAKANFDFYWSKPEERRSLHEMFRPQDCGKPVHPSDTTQFFKQKPSIWSAVYRRDFLERNGIKFLPTPGASFQDTSFAFKVIACADKAVYLHDAVLSYRQDNENSSVNSSAKVFCVNTEYAEIERWIREDYARDHVSGDVARMLKFNQLIKYDSYMWNYVRLAPKFYKEFLVQMAKEFQAALDAGDFSLDDLKPWKRANLAAILKDPEGWVDEHPSFATDGALGRAKYYASVGGPGVVAAFLFESLRG, from the coding sequence TTGTCTACTAACGCCTCTGGCAGCCCTGTTCTGTCGCTGCTTATCCCCATCTATAACGTTCAGCGCTATCTGCGTGAGTGCCTCGATTCCGCCGTGGCGCAGACGCTCAAGGACATCGAGATCATCTGCATCAACGACGGTTCGACCGATAACTCGCCGGATATCATCCGCGAGTACATGGAGCGCGACGCACGTGTGAAGATGATCGATAAGGCCAACAGCGGCTACGGCGACTCGATGAACCGCGGCCTGGAGATGGCGCGCGGCGAGTATGTGGGCATTCTAGAGTCCGATGACTTTATGGCGCCCGACGCGCTGGAGAAGCTCGTGTCGGCAGCCGAGGGCTGCAACGCCGACTTTGCGAAGGCTAACTTTGACTTTTACTGGTCCAAACCCGAGGAGCGCCGCTCGCTGCACGAGATGTTTAGACCTCAGGACTGCGGCAAGCCGGTGCACCCAAGCGATACGACACAGTTCTTTAAGCAAAAGCCCTCGATTTGGTCGGCTGTGTACCGTCGCGATTTTCTTGAGCGCAACGGCATCAAGTTCTTGCCGACTCCGGGAGCATCCTTTCAGGACACGTCGTTTGCCTTTAAGGTGATTGCCTGCGCCGACAAGGCCGTTTACCTGCACGATGCCGTGCTTTCGTATCGTCAGGACAACGAGAACTCCTCGGTCAATTCTTCGGCTAAGGTCTTTTGCGTCAATACCGAGTATGCCGAGATTGAGCGTTGGATTCGTGAGGATTATGCCCGCGACCACGTAAGCGGCGATGTCGCGCGCATGCTCAAGTTCAATCAGCTCATTAAGTACGATTCGTACATGTGGAACTACGTGCGCCTGGCGCCTAAGTTCTATAAGGAGTTCCTGGTTCAGATGGCCAAGGAGTTCCAAGCGGCCTTGGACGCCGGGGACTTTTCGCTTGACGACCTCAAGCCGTGGAAGCGCGCGAATCTCGCTGCCATCCTCAAAGATCCTGAGGGCTGGGTTGACGAGCATCCGAGTTTTGCGACGGATGGTGCCTTGGGGCGTGCTAAGTATTACGCCTCGGTTGGAGGTCCAGGCGTGGTCGCCGCCTTCCTCTTCGAATCGCTGAGGGGGTAG
- a CDS encoding glycosyltransferase has product MGEASCPKATIVVPVYNSARSIQRCLDSLLAQSERSIQVVCVNDGSTDDSLNVLHLIAQADDRVLVIDQENAGVSCARNAGIDAAEGETVFFVDADDYIDAQTVERVLHAMESADAEAAVFGGVCEPADAAPKRVQQLMSPKAGTFGARDPQLLFHSNAQPYACRAAFSCELLNREGIRFAPGLALGEDVVFQFAAYALARRTVVIPDKFYHYVMESESATHEFNSAEARAKKLDAHMRMLEEVLEDWAAYGLLDLCPGELITWILDLIVFDLARLDADDFHRVAARVNMDLATFLGTAWADVPAKGAVRRVAHKLVAATSGVSMADATLFYLSTRGLKACLERFI; this is encoded by the coding sequence ATGGGAGAGGCCTCGTGTCCTAAAGCTACCATTGTCGTTCCCGTTTACAACTCTGCGCGCTCCATTCAGCGATGCCTCGATTCGCTGCTGGCCCAGTCCGAGCGCTCGATTCAGGTTGTCTGCGTCAACGACGGTTCGACTGATGATTCGTTGAACGTGTTGCACCTGATCGCGCAGGCCGACGATCGCGTACTGGTGATTGACCAGGAAAACGCGGGCGTCTCGTGCGCTCGAAATGCCGGTATCGATGCCGCCGAGGGCGAGACCGTCTTCTTTGTGGACGCTGACGATTACATTGATGCCCAGACGGTCGAGCGCGTGCTGCATGCCATGGAGTCTGCAGATGCCGAGGCCGCCGTCTTTGGCGGCGTCTGTGAACCTGCCGATGCTGCCCCCAAACGCGTCCAGCAACTCATGAGCCCCAAAGCTGGTACCTTCGGCGCCCGTGATCCCCAACTGCTGTTCCATTCGAATGCGCAGCCCTATGCCTGCCGTGCGGCTTTTTCGTGCGAGCTGCTCAATCGCGAAGGCATTCGCTTCGCCCCCGGTTTGGCTTTGGGCGAGGACGTCGTCTTCCAATTTGCGGCTTATGCGCTTGCCCGCAGGACCGTCGTCATACCGGACAAGTTCTACCACTACGTGATGGAGAGCGAATCGGCGACGCACGAGTTCAACAGTGCCGAGGCTCGTGCCAAAAAGCTTGACGCCCACATGAGGATGCTCGAGGAGGTCTTGGAGGACTGGGCGGCCTACGGTCTTTTAGACCTGTGTCCCGGCGAGCTGATAACTTGGATTTTGGACCTAATTGTGTTCGACCTGGCGCGTTTGGATGCCGATGACTTCCATCGCGTGGCGGCTCGCGTCAACATGGACCTCGCGACGTTTTTGGGAACGGCGTGGGCGGATGTGCCTGCTAAGGGCGCCGTTCGCCGTGTTGCCCACAAGCTCGTTGCGGCGACCTCGGGCGTTTCGATGGCAGACGCCACGCTGTTCTATCTTTCGACTCGCGGTCTCAAAGCCTGCCTGGAGCGCTTTATCTAA
- a CDS encoding glycosyltransferase, whose amino-acid sequence MQNSDNPKVSLLVPICNVERYLRECLDSAVAQTLKDIEIICINDGSTDSSPDIIREYMERDPRVKMIDKANSGYGDSMNRGLEMARGEYVGILESDDFMFEDSLQKLVAKADAEHADVVKGDFYLYWSTPSERRELFGIIDEHMTGAAYRPVDRPGIFYRKPSIWSAIYRREFLNANQIRFLPTPGASYQDAGFNFKVWACAERAAFIADPILCYRQDNEKSSVNSPNKVFCVCDEYAEMQRFLDERPELKAQLQGILMRMKVDTYRWNDERLVDELREQFWKKASSELKADWDAGRFDLSLFDPRGETDLRLMVKSPRAYIDSRFDFKKPGKLNTFKHYFKIGGLSLVWRVLTYQRTYGDNPHPDDVPAAQ is encoded by the coding sequence TTGCAGAACTCTGATAACCCTAAAGTTTCGCTGCTTGTCCCTATCTGCAATGTCGAACGCTACCTGCGCGAGTGCCTCGATTCCGCCGTGGCTCAGACGCTCAAGGACATCGAGATCATCTGCATCAACGACGGTTCTACCGATAGTTCGCCAGATATCATCCGCGAGTACATGGAGCGCGACCCCCGTGTAAAGATGATCGACAAGGCCAACAGCGGCTACGGCGACTCGATGAACCGCGGCCTGGAGATGGCGCGCGGCGAGTACGTGGGCATCCTTGAGTCCGACGACTTTATGTTTGAGGATTCGCTCCAAAAGCTGGTCGCCAAGGCCGATGCTGAGCATGCCGATGTCGTTAAGGGCGACTTTTACCTGTATTGGTCCACGCCCAGCGAGCGCCGTGAGCTGTTTGGAATTATCGACGAGCATATGACGGGCGCCGCGTATCGCCCCGTCGATCGCCCGGGGATCTTCTACCGCAAGCCTTCCATTTGGTCTGCCATCTATCGGCGCGAGTTTCTCAACGCCAATCAGATTCGCTTTCTCCCCACGCCGGGTGCCTCGTATCAGGACGCAGGCTTTAACTTTAAGGTTTGGGCTTGCGCCGAGCGTGCCGCGTTTATTGCGGACCCCATTTTGTGCTATCGCCAGGATAACGAGAAGAGCTCCGTTAATTCGCCCAACAAGGTGTTTTGCGTGTGCGACGAATATGCCGAGATGCAACGTTTTTTGGACGAGCGTCCCGAGCTCAAGGCTCAGCTCCAGGGCATTTTAATGCGCATGAAGGTCGATACGTACCGTTGGAATGATGAGCGCCTGGTCGATGAGCTGCGTGAGCAGTTTTGGAAGAAAGCCTCGTCCGAGCTCAAGGCCGATTGGGATGCCGGTCGCTTTGACCTGTCGCTGTTTGATCCGCGTGGCGAGACCGACTTGCGTCTGATGGTCAAGTCGCCCCGCGCCTATATCGATTCGCGCTTTGACTTTAAGAAGCCGGGCAAGCTCAATACGTTTAAGCATTACTTTAAGATTGGCGGCCTGTCGCTGGTCTGGCGCGTGCTGACGTATCAGCGCACCTACGGCGACAACCCGCACCCCGATGACGTTCCGGCCGCACAGTAG
- a CDS encoding glycosyltransferase, with product MANPKISVVVPIYKVEECLAWCLDSLLAQDMPDWEGVLVNDGSPDGSRDIAAAYCEKDARFTLVDKPNGGLSSARNAGIAASTAPIVAFLDSDDRFTPDACRVIVDAFERERCDVLTFGANPYPLEAGYPWLNYVLSPRDVSFEGYSSDLLFKEASRPFAWRTACKREFLLGNGIVFDETVKYGEDQVFDFAVYGRSRKTALISNKLYDYRVARKGSLMDTMRYDDETRLLEHVKIYSAVLADWQRDGLDVQHAEDLAYFLCDLVLYDALRLLGSDCGKVFAAVATALAGSAVGSDAALAQCAPSVAAMVRAALTSKAPNARACKKLMFDYDVLRFGRLGACKRMAANALGKREV from the coding sequence ATGGCTAACCCCAAGATTTCCGTTGTCGTTCCCATCTATAAAGTGGAGGAGTGCCTGGCCTGGTGCCTGGACTCCCTGCTTGCGCAGGACATGCCCGATTGGGAGGGCGTGCTGGTCAACGATGGCTCGCCGGATGGCTCGCGCGATATTGCGGCCGCCTATTGCGAAAAAGACGCGCGCTTCACGCTGGTCGATAAGCCCAATGGCGGCCTGTCGAGTGCGCGTAATGCAGGCATCGCTGCGTCCACGGCGCCTATCGTCGCGTTTTTGGATTCCGACGACCGCTTTACGCCCGATGCATGCCGCGTGATCGTCGATGCCTTTGAGCGCGAGCGCTGTGATGTTTTGACCTTTGGTGCGAATCCGTATCCGCTGGAGGCGGGGTATCCGTGGCTTAACTATGTGCTGAGCCCGCGCGATGTGTCGTTTGAAGGCTATAGCTCCGACCTACTGTTTAAGGAAGCATCTCGCCCCTTTGCATGGCGCACCGCCTGCAAGCGTGAGTTTTTGCTGGGTAACGGGATCGTGTTCGACGAAACCGTTAAGTATGGCGAGGACCAGGTCTTCGATTTTGCCGTGTACGGTCGCTCGCGCAAGACCGCGCTTATTTCGAACAAGCTGTATGACTACCGCGTGGCGCGCAAGGGTTCGCTCATGGACACCATGCGCTACGACGACGAGACGCGCCTGCTGGAGCACGTGAAGATTTACTCCGCGGTGCTGGCTGACTGGCAGCGCGACGGTCTCGATGTCCAGCATGCCGAGGACCTGGCGTACTTCCTATGCGATCTGGTGCTGTACGATGCGCTCAGGTTGCTGGGTTCGGACTGCGGCAAGGTGTTTGCTGCCGTTGCCACAGCGCTTGCCGGTTCTGCTGTGGGTAGCGATGCTGCGCTTGCACAATGTGCCCCGTCTGTTGCCGCTATGGTGCGCGCGGCGCTTACCAGTAAGGCCCCCAATGCCCGTGCGTGCAAAAAGCTCATGTTCGATTACGACGTCTTGAGGTTTGGGCGTCTGGGTGCCTGCAAGCGCATGGCGGCGAACGCCCTGGGAAAGCGAGAAGTGTAG
- a CDS encoding glycosyltransferase family 2 protein — translation MSIKRLALCRSQGRLFVLLRFAGQDVAALIEQEGSQAFAHATTSGSCVPSLVLPVDHGRVLALCPSVSDYERELAVLVLPFLDDSSMDVVFASDGQRLGSIRLDSRVAKLESKINYKAKPSLCALIRDAQRGECCGRYEIDAIRYLPADAGAVWRYEVTWAGDPQCAPELQIFDTHMNAIDVTVHVFESQVDVPQRNGCRVNKTYLSVEMPQNIRDFVAIVNDPTERIQSGFCAMDGRLYNGMFDDSWNRMKDARADDAAYRRWFEQHRAKPGDLACQRVASAAFAYRPLVSIVVPCYKTDRVYLRELLDSVLAQSYDNWELLLMDASPEWDAVANLAAAANDERVCRIQLPGNGGIVVNTNAGIEQAMGDYIAFLDHDDILEPDALFQYVSALNKAAEGERPQVLFCDEDMFQKTGEWGQPVFKTKLNVDLLYSHNCVTHFLMVEKALIDRIGMSPEDVAGAQDYDLTLRCLAAGARFEHVAHVLYHWRVHPGSTADGSADSKPYAIEAGRLALQRHFNALGICGTVEETETPFVYRMRYALPESAPLVSIVIPTKDHVETLDACVMSIAQKATYTNYEIVLVENNSEAPETFAYYETLPERVIAASDGRGSARVVYWPGEFNYSKIINFGVEHAGGDYLLLLNNDTEVISAGFIEEMMGYLQRSDTGVVGAKLYFADHLVQHAGIVVGVRGALAHANQDFSAKREGYLARAVRPGNFSAVTGACQMVRRDVFELVGGYNEEFAVGFNDADFCLCVWEAGYRTIYTPYAELYHYEFTSRGREEANEEKLRRWKREQALFMQRWPEFFLDGDPWLGPNLSAESEYFSV, via the coding sequence ATGAGTATCAAGCGTTTGGCACTTTGCCGCAGTCAGGGCCGTCTGTTTGTGCTGCTTCGTTTTGCCGGTCAGGATGTCGCTGCGCTTATTGAGCAGGAGGGTTCTCAAGCGTTTGCCCATGCGACGACGAGCGGTTCTTGTGTGCCGTCGCTGGTGCTCCCGGTCGATCATGGCCGTGTGCTGGCGCTTTGCCCTTCCGTTTCCGATTACGAGCGCGAGCTCGCTGTCTTGGTGCTTCCGTTTTTGGATGACTCGTCGATGGATGTCGTTTTTGCATCCGATGGCCAAAGGTTGGGCTCCATTCGCCTTGATAGCCGCGTGGCCAAGCTGGAATCCAAGATTAACTACAAAGCAAAGCCTTCGCTGTGCGCGCTTATCCGCGATGCGCAGCGTGGCGAATGCTGCGGTCGCTACGAGATCGATGCCATTCGCTATTTGCCGGCAGACGCCGGCGCGGTGTGGCGCTATGAGGTTACCTGGGCTGGAGACCCCCAGTGCGCACCTGAGCTCCAGATCTTTGATACGCATATGAATGCCATCGATGTCACCGTGCATGTGTTTGAATCGCAGGTCGATGTTCCCCAGCGCAACGGTTGCCGCGTCAATAAAACGTATCTGAGTGTTGAGATGCCTCAGAATATACGAGATTTTGTCGCGATCGTGAACGATCCCACAGAGCGGATCCAAAGCGGGTTTTGCGCCATGGATGGTCGCCTGTACAACGGCATGTTCGATGACAGCTGGAACCGCATGAAGGACGCGCGTGCAGACGACGCAGCTTATCGACGTTGGTTTGAGCAACATCGCGCAAAGCCGGGCGATTTGGCGTGCCAGCGTGTCGCTTCGGCGGCCTTTGCCTATAGACCGCTCGTGAGCATTGTGGTGCCGTGCTACAAGACTGATCGGGTCTACCTGCGCGAGCTGCTGGACTCGGTGCTAGCCCAGAGCTATGACAACTGGGAATTGCTGCTTATGGACGCCTCGCCCGAATGGGATGCGGTGGCCAATCTTGCGGCTGCCGCCAATGACGAGCGGGTTTGTCGTATTCAGCTGCCTGGCAACGGCGGCATTGTGGTCAACACCAACGCAGGTATTGAGCAAGCGATGGGCGACTACATCGCGTTCTTGGACCACGATGACATTCTGGAGCCGGACGCGTTATTCCAGTATGTTTCCGCGCTGAATAAGGCGGCCGAGGGCGAGCGCCCCCAGGTCCTATTCTGCGACGAGGACATGTTCCAGAAAACGGGGGAGTGGGGCCAGCCGGTCTTTAAGACCAAGCTCAACGTCGACCTGCTCTATAGCCATAACTGCGTAACGCATTTCCTGATGGTAGAGAAGGCACTTATCGATCGCATTGGCATGTCTCCGGAAGATGTTGCGGGCGCCCAGGACTACGACTTGACGCTTCGCTGCCTTGCAGCCGGCGCGCGCTTTGAGCACGTTGCGCATGTGCTGTATCACTGGCGCGTGCATCCGGGATCGACCGCCGACGGTTCTGCCGATAGTAAGCCGTATGCTATTGAAGCCGGGCGCCTTGCGCTTCAGCGCCACTTTAACGCGCTGGGCATTTGCGGAACGGTCGAGGAGACCGAGACGCCGTTTGTCTACCGCATGCGCTATGCGCTGCCGGAGTCTGCGCCGCTGGTGAGCATTGTGATCCCCACCAAGGACCACGTTGAGACGCTCGATGCCTGTGTGATGTCGATCGCCCAGAAGGCCACGTATACAAACTACGAGATCGTCTTGGTGGAGAACAACAGCGAAGCCCCGGAGACGTTTGCGTATTACGAAACCCTGCCGGAGCGCGTGATCGCTGCGTCTGACGGTAGGGGTAGCGCACGTGTTGTGTACTGGCCGGGCGAGTTTAATTATTCGAAAATCATTAACTTTGGCGTTGAGCATGCTGGGGGCGACTACCTGCTGCTGCTCAACAACGATACCGAGGTCATAAGCGCTGGCTTTATTGAAGAGATGATGGGCTATCTGCAGCGTTCCGATACGGGCGTGGTGGGCGCCAAACTCTACTTTGCCGATCATCTGGTGCAGCACGCTGGCATTGTGGTTGGCGTGCGCGGCGCACTTGCCCATGCCAACCAGGACTTTTCGGCTAAGCGCGAGGGCTATCTTGCCCGTGCCGTGCGCCCGGGCAACTTCAGCGCCGTAACGGGTGCCTGCCAGATGGTCCGACGCGACGTATTTGAGCTGGTCGGCGGCTACAACGAGGAATTCGCTGTCGGCTTTAACGACGCTGACTTTTGCCTGTGCGTATGGGAGGCGGGCTACCGCACCATCTATACGCCCTATGCCGAGCTGTACCACTACGAGTTCACCTCGCGCGGCAGGGAAGAGGCCAACGAGGAAAAGCTGCGCCGCTGGAAGCGCGAGCAGGCCCTGTTTATGCAGCGCTGGCCTGAGTTCTTCCTCGATGGCGATCCGTGGTTGGGACCAAACCTATCTGCCGAGAGTGAGTATTTCTCGGTCTAA